In Stenotrophomonas sp. 610A2, one DNA window encodes the following:
- a CDS encoding cytochrome b produces the protein MAENILTRTVSGVANWVNERAPGLMPVYRKHVSEYYAPKNFNFWYYFGSLAMVILVNQIVTGIFLTMHFKPSAAEAFASVEYIMRDVEWGWLIRYMHSTGASLFFIVVYLHMFRGLMYGSYKKPRELVWILGMLIYLVLMAEAFMGYVLPWGQMSFWGAKVIISLFGAIPVIGNGLTEWIMGDYLPGDATLNRFFALHVIAMPLVLLLLVVLHLGALHEVGSNNPDGVEIKKGPKGNRWSATAPTDGIPFHPYYTVKDLFGVCFLLTLAAFIIFFAPVFGGLFLEHDNFTEANRLVTPEHIKPVWYYTPYYAMLRVIPNKLGGVIVMFSAIAILFLVPWLDKAKVKSVRYRGPISKLMLGILVVCFVWLGVIGSGPGTAIWETWVGRVLTFLYFAFFITMPLWTKIDSSKQVPDRVTTHD, from the coding sequence ATGGCCGAGAACATCCTTACCCGCACCGTCAGTGGCGTCGCCAACTGGGTCAATGAGCGTGCCCCCGGCCTGATGCCGGTGTACCGCAAGCATGTCAGCGAGTACTACGCACCGAAGAACTTCAACTTCTGGTACTACTTCGGCTCGCTGGCGATGGTGATCCTGGTCAACCAGATCGTCACCGGCATCTTCCTGACCATGCACTTCAAGCCCAGTGCGGCGGAAGCGTTCGCGTCGGTCGAGTACATCATGCGCGACGTGGAGTGGGGCTGGCTGATCCGCTACATGCACAGCACCGGTGCCTCGCTGTTCTTCATCGTGGTCTACCTGCACATGTTCCGCGGGTTGATGTACGGCAGCTACAAGAAGCCGCGTGAGCTGGTGTGGATCCTGGGCATGCTGATCTACCTGGTGCTGATGGCCGAAGCCTTCATGGGCTACGTGCTGCCGTGGGGCCAGATGTCGTTCTGGGGCGCCAAGGTCATCATTTCCCTGTTCGGCGCGATCCCGGTGATCGGCAATGGCCTGACCGAGTGGATCATGGGCGACTACCTGCCCGGCGATGCCACGCTCAACCGTTTCTTCGCCCTGCACGTCATCGCCATGCCGCTGGTGCTGTTGTTGCTGGTGGTGCTGCATCTGGGCGCGTTGCACGAAGTGGGTTCCAACAACCCGGACGGCGTGGAGATCAAGAAGGGACCGAAGGGCAACCGCTGGTCTGCGACTGCGCCGACCGACGGCATTCCGTTCCATCCGTATTACACGGTCAAGGATCTGTTTGGCGTCTGCTTCCTGCTCACGCTGGCGGCATTCATCATCTTCTTCGCACCGGTATTCGGTGGTCTGTTCCTTGAGCACGACAACTTCACCGAGGCCAACCGGCTGGTGACGCCGGAGCACATCAAGCCAGTCTGGTACTACACGCCGTATTACGCGATGTTGCGGGTTATTCCGAACAAGCTCGGCGGCGTGATCGTGATGTTCTCGGCTATCGCCATCCTGTTCCTGGTGCCGTGGCTGGACAAGGCCAAGGTCAAGTCGGTGCGCTACCGCGGCCCTATCTCCAAGCTGATGCTCGGCATCCTGGTGGTGTGCTTCGTGTGGCTGGGCGTGATTGGTTCCGGCCCGGGTACGGCGATCTGGGAGACCTGGGTGGGCCGAGTACTTACCTTCCTGTACTTCGCCTTCTTCATCACCATGCCGCTGTGGACCAAGATCGACAGCAGCAAGCAGGTACCGGACCGGGTGACCACGCATGACTGA
- a CDS encoding DUF2272 domain-containing protein: MAAEACDIPPRYGVSEAAKAVVAAACGEHRLWYRPFIDRDGRIASLGVTEAENDHLADNGLIAWQRVVGYWRDSGTLGPMGAIAGASSCAQPAGNRYTDSDCRAFLIDNPWSAAFISWVMMRAAVPGFTRSPRHIDYIRAAYQGGSNGMPYRLADPASEKPAPGDMLCFLRDRSSTLNYAGLVQALGSGRAGNWKSHCEIVVSANMGGDRTLYLIGGNVANSVVMRKLMLDRTGLLELPKTTTQASSSPVEASCSPGQEEECNLNRQDWAALLKLTATAPTPAFNSTAPLPPPPDEPIPTAPVSR, from the coding sequence ATGGCAGCGGAAGCCTGCGATATCCCGCCGCGCTATGGGGTAAGCGAAGCCGCCAAGGCCGTGGTCGCAGCCGCCTGTGGCGAACACCGGCTTTGGTACCGCCCTTTCATCGATCGTGATGGCCGCATCGCCAGCCTTGGCGTCACCGAGGCCGAAAACGACCACCTCGCCGACAACGGCCTTATCGCCTGGCAGCGCGTGGTCGGCTACTGGCGCGACAGCGGCACGCTGGGGCCGATGGGCGCCATTGCCGGCGCCAGCAGCTGTGCACAGCCTGCCGGCAACCGCTACACCGACAGTGATTGCCGCGCATTTCTGATCGACAACCCCTGGTCGGCCGCCTTCATTTCCTGGGTAATGATGCGCGCCGCCGTACCTGGCTTTACCCGCTCGCCGCGCCATATCGACTACATCCGCGCCGCCTATCAGGGCGGCAGCAACGGTATGCCGTACCGGCTCGCCGATCCTGCGAGCGAAAAGCCCGCACCGGGCGACATGCTCTGCTTCCTGCGCGACCGCAGCAGCACCTTGAACTACGCCGGGCTTGTACAGGCCCTGGGCAGCGGTCGCGCTGGCAACTGGAAGTCGCATTGCGAGATCGTGGTCAGCGCCAACATGGGCGGCGACCGCACGCTGTATCTGATCGGCGGCAACGTTGCCAACTCGGTGGTGATGCGCAAGCTCATGCTCGACCGCACCGGTCTACTTGAACTGCCGAAGACCACCACGCAGGCCTCCAGCTCACCGGTAGAAGCCAGCTGCTCGCCGGGCCAGGAGGAAGAGTGCAACCTCAACCGACAGGACTGGGCGGCGCTGCTCAAACTGACCGCAACCGCGCCAACGCCGGCATTTAACTCCACTGCGCCCTTGCCACCGCCGCCAGACGAACCCATTCCCACCGCGCCAGTCAGCCGTTGA
- a CDS encoding 5-(carboxyamino)imidazole ribonucleotide synthase, with the protein MITVGILGGGQLARMMALAGAPLGLRFVVFDPAADACAGHVAPLQVGNFDDTEALAAFAAKVDVITFDFENVPAASAHWLAERKPVFPNPAALAVAQDRLSEKTLFQELGIALPAFADIRSRDELAAKAAEFGMPCILKTRRLGYDGKGQFRIRETSDIDAAWQALGAQVDKTGLILEGFVAFEREVSVVAVRGRDGEFRAWPLTTNWHVDGVLSASLAPASLSDEQQATAIAYARRVAERLDYVGVFALELFCRGDALLANEMAPRVHNSGHWTSDGAETSQFENHIRAVLGLPLGDTRMLGHACMLNWLGQMPDAKAVLAEPAGHWHDYGKQAREGRKVGHANLRDDAPAALADALQRVGEALGRQQQVAPVVETLRRRVTAN; encoded by the coding sequence ATGATCACGGTTGGCATTCTCGGTGGCGGGCAGCTGGCCCGCATGATGGCGCTGGCGGGAGCTCCGCTGGGCCTGCGTTTCGTGGTGTTCGATCCGGCTGCCGATGCCTGTGCAGGGCACGTGGCGCCGTTGCAGGTGGGCAACTTCGATGACACCGAGGCGCTGGCTGCGTTTGCCGCCAAGGTCGACGTCATTACCTTCGATTTCGAAAATGTGCCTGCTGCCAGCGCGCATTGGCTGGCCGAGCGCAAGCCGGTATTCCCGAATCCGGCCGCCCTGGCGGTAGCGCAGGATCGGCTCAGCGAGAAGACCCTTTTCCAGGAACTGGGCATCGCGCTGCCGGCCTTTGCCGATATCCGCAGCCGCGATGAACTGGCCGCCAAGGCTGCCGAATTCGGCATGCCATGCATCCTCAAGACGCGGCGGCTGGGCTACGACGGCAAGGGCCAGTTCCGCATCCGCGAAACATCCGATATCGATGCTGCCTGGCAGGCGCTGGGCGCGCAGGTCGACAAGACCGGGCTGATACTCGAAGGTTTTGTGGCGTTCGAGCGCGAAGTCAGCGTGGTTGCAGTGCGCGGCCGCGATGGCGAGTTCCGCGCCTGGCCGCTGACCACCAACTGGCATGTGGATGGGGTGCTGTCGGCCAGTCTGGCGCCGGCTTCGTTGTCTGACGAGCAGCAGGCAACCGCGATTGCCTATGCGCGCCGTGTTGCTGAGCGTCTGGACTACGTTGGCGTATTCGCGCTGGAGCTGTTCTGCCGCGGTGATGCCTTGCTGGCCAACGAAATGGCCCCGCGCGTACACAACTCCGGCCATTGGACCAGCGACGGCGCCGAGACCTCGCAGTTCGAAAACCACATCCGTGCCGTGCTTGGCTTGCCCTTGGGCGATACCCGCATGCTGGGCCACGCCTGCATGCTGAACTGGCTGGGGCAGATGCCCGACGCCAAAGCGGTTCTCGCCGAGCCCGCCGGTCATTGGCATGACTACGGCAAGCAGGCCCGCGAGGGCCGCAAGGTCGGTCACGCCAACCTGCGCGACGATGCTCCTGCCGCGCTGGCCGATGCATTGCAGCGCGTTGGCGAGGCCTTGGGTCGCCAGCAGCAGGTGGCACCGGTGGTGGAAACCCTGCGCCGCCGCGTGACGGCGAACTAA
- a CDS encoding cytochrome c1 — translation MTDKWIVRLAMAAAMLFCVPAFAAGGGKLMQAGNDLGDQASLQRGAQAYMSYCSGCHSLKYLRYSRMGEDLGLTEQQVMDNLNFTGAAYGEQIQVAMPHDEATKWFGKMPPDLSLISRVRGSDWVYSYLKSFYVDESRPLGWNNSVFPNASMPNPLWELQGMQHAIHGKAEQEGIDPPVVGFKLASPGKVDARAYDQTVRDITNFLEYAGEPAALKRQSLGVWVVLFLALLTFLAYLVKTEYWKDVH, via the coding sequence ATGACTGACAAATGGATTGTGCGGTTGGCGATGGCTGCCGCGATGCTGTTCTGTGTGCCGGCGTTTGCCGCCGGTGGTGGCAAGCTGATGCAGGCGGGCAATGACCTGGGCGACCAGGCCTCCTTGCAACGCGGTGCGCAGGCTTACATGAGCTATTGCTCGGGCTGCCATTCACTCAAGTATCTGCGTTATTCGCGGATGGGTGAGGACCTTGGCCTGACCGAGCAGCAGGTGATGGATAACCTGAACTTCACCGGTGCTGCCTACGGCGAGCAGATCCAGGTGGCGATGCCGCATGACGAGGCGACCAAGTGGTTCGGCAAGATGCCGCCGGACCTCAGTCTGATCTCGCGGGTGCGTGGCAGCGATTGGGTCTACAGCTATCTCAAGTCGTTCTACGTGGACGAATCGCGGCCGTTGGGTTGGAACAACAGCGTGTTCCCGAATGCGTCCATGCCCAACCCGCTGTGGGAGCTGCAGGGCATGCAGCATGCAATCCATGGCAAGGCCGAGCAGGAGGGCATTGATCCGCCGGTAGTGGGTTTCAAGCTCGCGTCGCCGGGGAAAGTGGATGCGCGGGCGTATGACCAGACGGTCCGCGACATCACCAATTTCCTGGAATACGCCGGCGAGCCGGCCGCGCTGAAGCGGCAGAGTCTGGGGGTCTGGGTGGTGTTGTTCCTGGCCCTGCTTACGTTCCTGGCCTATCTGGTCAAGACCGAGTACTGGAAAGACGTGCATTGA
- a CDS encoding glutathione S-transferase N-terminal domain-containing protein, giving the protein MAASVRMRNTLTLFSANDDALCHRVRLVLAAKGVTYDLVPVDAQNPPEDLIDLNPYHSVPTLVERELVLYAASVVSEYLDERYPHPPLMPVDPLSRARLRLAMLRIEHDWVPQVQAIQMGNKTQAEAGRKRLKELVAQSVPLFKASKFFLNPEMSLADCAIAPILWRLESLGVALPKDGKPIEDYCNRIFRHPGFVRSLTDQEKKLRELPG; this is encoded by the coding sequence ATGGCGGCGAGTGTGCGTATGCGTAATACCCTGACTTTGTTCTCTGCAAACGACGATGCCCTGTGTCATCGGGTGCGGTTGGTGTTGGCGGCCAAGGGCGTGACTTACGATCTGGTGCCGGTCGATGCGCAGAACCCGCCGGAAGACCTGATCGACCTGAATCCGTACCACTCCGTGCCGACCCTGGTTGAGCGCGAGCTGGTGCTGTATGCGGCCTCGGTGGTGAGTGAATATCTGGACGAGCGCTATCCGCACCCGCCGTTGATGCCGGTTGACCCGCTGTCGCGGGCGCGTCTGCGTCTGGCGATGCTGCGCATCGAGCATGACTGGGTGCCGCAGGTGCAGGCTATTCAGATGGGCAACAAGACCCAGGCCGAGGCGGGACGCAAGCGGTTGAAGGAACTTGTGGCGCAGTCGGTGCCGTTGTTCAAGGCCTCGAAGTTCTTCCTCAACCCGGAAATGAGCCTGGCCGACTGTGCGATCGCACCGATCCTGTGGCGCCTGGAGTCACTGGGAGTTGCGCTGCCGAAGGACGGCAAGCCGATCGAGGACTATTGCAATCGCATCTTCCGTCATCCCGGTTTCGTCCGTAGCCTGACCGATCAGGAGAAGAAGTTGCGCGAGCTGCCGGGCTGA
- a CDS encoding Trm112 family protein, whose amino-acid sequence MDRKLLDLLVSPDTRQPLFLLESAGLEALNRAIGSGSVTRADGSPQAQPLREALVTGDRKQIFRVDDGIPVLLADEAIATAQITDFPAK is encoded by the coding sequence ATGGACCGCAAACTGCTCGACCTGCTCGTCTCCCCCGATACCCGCCAACCGCTGTTCCTGCTGGAAAGCGCTGGCCTGGAAGCCCTCAACCGCGCCATCGGCAGCGGCAGCGTGACCCGCGCCGACGGTAGCCCACAGGCCCAGCCGCTGCGCGAAGCCTTGGTCACCGGCGACCGCAAGCAGATCTTCCGCGTCGATGACGGCATCCCGGTGCTGCTGGCCGATGAAGCCATCGCCACCGCCCAGATCACCGACTTCCCGGCCAAATAA
- a CDS encoding ClpXP protease specificity-enhancing factor: MTEETFRMSSHRPYLLRALVEWINDNGMTPHVMVDAGVPGVQVPSSAVKEERVVLNIAERAVVGLHIDNDAVSFTARFSGTSFPVYVPISAVLAVYARETGQGMALPDDIPGTETTPDDDDTPPTDPPERPQPTAKRPFLRVVK; the protein is encoded by the coding sequence ATGACTGAAGAAACTTTCCGGATGAGCAGCCATCGCCCGTATCTGCTGCGGGCGCTGGTGGAGTGGATCAACGACAACGGCATGACGCCGCACGTGATGGTCGATGCCGGCGTGCCCGGCGTGCAGGTGCCGAGCAGCGCGGTCAAGGAAGAGCGGGTCGTGCTCAACATCGCCGAGCGGGCGGTTGTTGGCCTGCATATCGACAATGACGCGGTGAGCTTCACCGCGCGGTTTTCCGGAACCAGTTTCCCGGTGTACGTGCCGATCTCTGCCGTGCTGGCGGTGTACGCACGCGAGACCGGGCAGGGCATGGCCTTGCCGGATGACATTCCGGGCACCGAGACCACGCCGGACGATGACGATACGCCGCCGACCGATCCGCCAGAGCGTCCGCAGCCGACAGCAAAGCGCCCGTTCCTGCGGGTAGTCAAATAA
- the petA gene encoding ubiquinol-cytochrome c reductase iron-sulfur subunit — protein MANDGVNDPVNTGRRRFLTATTAVVGAVGVGFTAVPFIKSWNPSARAKLAGAPVTADISALQEGQRLILEWRGQPIWIVKRSKAILQALPTLDARLKDPESGNKDQQPAYVLKANPEFRSIKPDVSVLVGLCTHLGCSPEMVAEIRPEPYDAQWKGGYFCPCHKSRFDMSGRVFQDVPAPINLLVPPHHYVDDNTIVIGVDPQGAA, from the coding sequence ATGGCAAACGATGGGGTAAATGATCCAGTCAACACCGGACGTCGGCGGTTTTTGACAGCGACCACAGCTGTGGTCGGGGCAGTCGGTGTTGGTTTCACCGCAGTTCCTTTCATCAAGTCCTGGAATCCCAGCGCCCGTGCCAAGCTGGCCGGTGCCCCGGTGACCGCCGACATCAGTGCTTTGCAGGAAGGCCAACGGCTGATCCTGGAATGGCGCGGCCAGCCGATCTGGATCGTCAAGCGATCCAAGGCCATCCTGCAGGCTTTGCCTACCCTGGATGCGCGGCTCAAGGATCCGGAGTCCGGCAACAAGGACCAGCAGCCGGCTTACGTGCTCAAGGCCAATCCCGAATTCCGCTCGATCAAGCCGGACGTGTCCGTGCTGGTCGGCTTGTGTACCCACCTGGGCTGTTCGCCGGAGATGGTTGCCGAGATCCGCCCCGAGCCCTACGACGCGCAGTGGAAGGGCGGCTATTTCTGCCCCTGCCACAAGTCGCGTTTCGACATGTCCGGACGCGTGTTCCAGGACGTGCCCGCGCCGATCAACCTGCTGGTGCCACCGCACCATTACGTGGATGACAACACCATCGTCATTGGCGTCGATCCGCAGGGGGCAGCCTGA
- a CDS encoding DUF3301 domain-containing protein has product MPTLLILMIVGAIGFAFWDRSRAAADRATELGRNACRAADVQWLDQSVHSTGLRLCRLPNGWLGFERSFRFDYSYDGQDRHTGRMVLRGRELISFSGPAAAQIGRLRKSTEEAEDI; this is encoded by the coding sequence ATGCCTACCCTTCTTATCCTGATGATTGTCGGCGCGATCGGCTTTGCGTTCTGGGACCGCTCCCGCGCCGCTGCCGACCGCGCCACCGAACTGGGCCGTAACGCCTGCCGCGCTGCCGACGTGCAATGGCTGGACCAGAGCGTGCACAGCACCGGCCTGCGCCTATGCCGCCTACCCAATGGCTGGCTGGGTTTCGAGCGCAGCTTCCGCTTCGACTACTCCTACGACGGCCAGGATCGCCACACCGGCCGCATGGTCCTGCGCGGCCGCGAGTTGATCTCCTTCAGCGGTCCCGCAGCCGCCCAGATCGGCCGCCTGCGCAAAAGCACCGAAGAAGCCGAAGACATCTGA
- a CDS encoding carboxymuconolactone decarboxylase family protein: MLDWNDYRRELKGRIGELGKLSPDTLKGYITLSGAGAQTNHLDAKTRELIALAVAVTTRCDGCITTHVDAALKQGASREEIAEALGVAVALNAGAALVYSARVLDAVAAHE, translated from the coding sequence ATGCTCGACTGGAATGACTACCGGCGTGAATTGAAGGGCCGTATTGGCGAGCTCGGCAAGCTCTCGCCGGACACGCTCAAGGGCTATATCACCTTGAGTGGCGCGGGTGCGCAGACCAACCACCTGGACGCCAAGACCCGCGAGCTCATCGCGTTGGCGGTGGCAGTGACCACGCGCTGCGATGGTTGCATCACCACCCATGTGGACGCTGCCTTGAAACAGGGCGCCAGCCGCGAGGAGATTGCCGAGGCGCTGGGTGTGGCTGTGGCGCTGAATGCCGGCGCGGCGCTGGTGTACTCGGCGCGGGTGCTGGATGCGGTGGCTGCGCACGAGTGA
- the purE gene encoding 5-(carboxyamino)imidazole ribonucleotide mutase, with amino-acid sequence MTPNHPAPLVGIVMGSRSDWETMQHAAQKLDALGVPYEVKVVSAHRTPDVLFSYAEQAGPRGLRAIIGGAGGAAHLPGMLAAKTAVPVLGVPVQSKALNGMDSLLSIVQMPAGIPVATFAIGNAGASNAALFAAAMLAAEQPQIGVALEAFRARQTEDVMAADDPRQ; translated from the coding sequence ATGACCCCCAACCACCCCGCGCCGCTAGTCGGCATCGTGATGGGTTCCCGCTCAGACTGGGAAACCATGCAGCACGCCGCCCAGAAGCTTGATGCTTTGGGCGTTCCGTATGAAGTGAAGGTAGTTTCAGCGCACCGGACCCCGGATGTGTTGTTCAGCTATGCCGAGCAGGCCGGCCCGCGTGGTCTGCGCGCAATCATCGGTGGAGCAGGCGGCGCGGCCCATCTGCCGGGCATGCTGGCCGCCAAGACCGCGGTGCCGGTGCTGGGCGTACCGGTGCAGTCCAAGGCGCTCAACGGCATGGACTCGCTGCTGTCGATCGTGCAGATGCCGGCCGGTATCCCGGTGGCAACCTTTGCCATCGGCAATGCGGGTGCATCCAATGCGGCCCTGTTCGCCGCAGCCATGCTGGCGGCCGAGCAGCCGCAGATCGGTGTTGCGCTGGAAGCCTTCCGCGCCCGCCAGACCGAAGATGTGATGGCTGCGGACGATCCGCGCCAATGA
- the nadC gene encoding carboxylating nicotinate-nucleotide diphosphorylase encodes MLPHPPLAPPQEQIDADVTRALAEDIGSGDVTAALLPDAADVAYLLCKQDAVIAGRPWFDATHRALDPQVRIDWRVLEGDHVSAGTVLATLSGRSRSLVSAERTSLNFLQTLSGTATITARYVAAVAGTKARILDTRKTLPGLRLAQKYAVRCGGGDNHRIGLFDTVMLKENHIRAAGSLTAAVHAARAQQPQLPLVVEVEDLQQLQEALAVGCERILIDDFSAAMRRDAVRTTAGRIPLEVSGSVDMTTLRAIAEDGVDCISIGGLTKHVLAIDLSLKLGPPPG; translated from the coding sequence ATGCTGCCGCACCCGCCGCTGGCCCCGCCGCAGGAACAGATTGACGCCGATGTCACCCGCGCCCTGGCCGAGGACATCGGCAGCGGCGATGTCACCGCCGCGCTGTTGCCCGATGCCGCCGACGTTGCCTACCTGCTGTGCAAGCAGGATGCGGTGATCGCCGGCCGCCCCTGGTTCGACGCCACCCATCGTGCACTGGACCCACAGGTCCGGATCGATTGGCGGGTACTGGAAGGCGACCACGTCAGCGCCGGCACGGTGCTGGCAACCCTGAGCGGGCGCAGCCGCAGCCTGGTCAGCGCCGAGCGCACCTCGCTCAACTTCCTGCAGACCCTGTCCGGCACCGCCACCATCACCGCGCGCTACGTCGCGGCGGTGGCAGGTACCAAGGCACGCATCCTCGACACCCGCAAGACCCTGCCCGGCCTGCGCCTGGCGCAGAAGTACGCGGTGCGCTGCGGCGGCGGCGACAACCATCGCATCGGCCTGTTCGATACGGTGATGCTGAAGGAAAACCACATCCGCGCCGCCGGCTCCTTGACCGCTGCCGTACACGCCGCCCGCGCCCAGCAACCGCAGTTGCCACTGGTAGTCGAGGTGGAAGACCTGCAGCAGCTGCAGGAAGCTCTGGCGGTCGGTTGCGAACGCATCCTGATCGACGACTTCAGCGCAGCGATGCGCCGCGATGCCGTGCGCACCACCGCCGGGCGGATTCCGCTGGAAGTCTCCGGCAGCGTCGACATGACCACCTTGCGCGCCATCGCCGAAGACGGCGTGGACTGCATTTCCATTGGCGGCCTGACCAAGCACGTGCTGGCCATCGATCTGTCATTGAAGCTGGGCCCACCGCCGGGTTGA